GGGGGGCGTGTCGTGACGTCATGGAGGAAGGTTGCGATCTGAACATCCGAATTTTACAGTAGAGTCCAGACTGAACCAGAACTCAGAAAGTTTCTCAGCTGCGAGACATCGCACACCGGACACTCAGCGAATTAACCCGACGCGTAATTAGGGTGATAAACGCTCTTAACCTTGATTGACCTTACGCCTGCTGTAAGTAAACACACGGCGCTTAAGTCCAGTCGCATATGTTGGCTGCAGGCGACTGAACGACAGATTTGCGAACCGGATCGACGCTGTTTATTTCCAAGGTGGCTGCGTCAAGAGAGCTCCGTCCTGAAGGGGGATCGCGTGACGTTTTCTGGCGTGCATATAATCGTGACATTCGCACTGACCGATCCGTAGACCTCGCGTGGATCTATCGTGCCGCAGAGGTTCTTCAGAAACCGTCTCTCACATGATGTACACAATAACCAGAGGTCCCAGCAAACTTGTTACACAACggagaacaggtatagttttgAACAGCATGCACAGTCTATAATACATATCAGCGCAATCGCCATCATTGAAAGGTAATTTAACGCTATTATAGTAGATATTTTAAGAATAAACCACGAATGACCCTTTATTCTGGTTGCTGGCATTACTTTAGAGACGtattaacaaatattatttCTTGCAGGCCCTACGCAACagattgagagcaaagccaacGACCTGAAACAGAAGCAAAGCCCCTGGCTTGCATCGGAGTGAGTAATACAATTTACATGCAATACCTGAGCTTGCGATGCTCTCCTTCACGTGAATTTAGTCGCTGAGGGGAACTTAAGAATGGTTtaactgcacctttaaaaatgCCCCAGCGCCCATGTCTCGTTTATAAGCTTAGCACTCTTAAAACTATCCGTACCGAGCAAATTGCCCTCATTTATAAATCAGAACGTCCTTTTTTACGCCTTTCCCAAAGtcccttgtttttttttcttacgcCGTGTGACCTTGCAAGTGTAGCGCGTGCGCGTGAGCGCGTGGAATGACGGCGTGTTTGAAGAGTCTGTCGCGATACTATTCGTATTCATTTCTGTAGAGGGTTTAATAACTAATCTTTTGGAGTTTTTATCATGCGAACACGTGCTTGTCACACCCCCCTTTTATTCCCACAAGGACGTTGTCCAGCTCCGCGTGCTGCTTTCTAAGCCTAGAGAGAGTCGCAGCAAATTTTACGACACATTCGCGTTTGTGTGTTTGATATTTCAATAACGATCAAATTATGTCGGTAGCTTTGTTGATATAATCAGCAGCTGGGTTTCATAACGTGTAGCTGTCACTATAGAAACGACATTGTGTAAGGAAGGAAGTATTTggccttaaaggaacagttcaccccaaaattctTCTTcgttttctcaccctcaagtcttTACAAACATGTATGAATATGTTGAAGAATGTACACGCTCTCATAATGAAAGTCATTGGGTTggctttttaaattaataaactattcttttatttaaatgaaaagtaTGATAAATTAatgcaatgttaaaaaaaaaaaacatattgatCAATGTAATTATTGTATATCTTTTAATTTCCCTTTGTTTGTGTAGTTCACCAGCACCGAAGATTGTATTTAACCGGCTGAACGGAAAGCGGTACCACAGATCCACCTCTCCAAAAGCTGCCAGTACTACTGAAGGATTCACCCCAGCACACGAGGAGAATGTTCGATTTGTttatgagggtgagtgaatttTCCAGAACACCAGTATTTTGGTTACCTTGACGTTTAAGACCTTGAGGAGGGCCAAGGTTGGGTAGTATTTGCCAAAACCATAATGAACTTTGAAGAGAGACCAACTGGATTCAAGGCTGTACAATTACAATTGCTGTACAATTAAGTTGTTACTAATTTGCGGCTTGTCACAAGAGTTTAATAGTGCATATTAGATGTTGAGCTATTACCACAATTCTGAATGACTAGGATTGTACTTTGAGAGGTAAGTTCACTAGAGTTTGTGTGAAGAAGGGCAGTTGTTATCTTCAAGAGGAGGGTTTTTGTCTGGAGGCCAGACTCCACCTCCACAGGCTGATGCAACAGCCCCTCAAGGGCAGGTTTTATGCACTTTTGTACAAGCTGAGGCTTAATGTTTTCTAAAACTGCTTTACAGTCAATAGAAAAGAGTTGTATAATCTGGTAAAATCTCACAACGGTTTAGGGAGTGTAAAGGAAGTGATCAGAACTGGTAAAATGTGTccacctattttttttttctaccaagTTCCCAATAAGAGCATGCTTTACCAGCTATAAATTGTTCTTTGGTGGAGtacatgacactgttttcagAACTACTGTGTTATGACATAAAACATGTATTCCTAAATAATATGCTATTTACAGTGACCCCGTACTTTGGTTTTTGCTTACTGAATAAAGGATTTTAAAAGCCATTCAGATTCTGACTGACTGACAAATGAACAAATcaatgaatcactgaatcagttTATTTTGTGAATTTGTTTCAAAATTTATTGAAAAGAATCAACTAAAAACAATAACTGACTCCTAAATTAGACATCAGTATGGTTTGCTGGAAAGTTTTACACTGCATAAGAGCAATATAtagctgatttaaaaaaaaaataaaaatatatatatatataatatttgacaAGTTTTACAAACTTGCTGGCAAACCATATTGATGTCTAATTTATGAGtcaattattttcaataaattatTGAAACAGATTCAAATTGGATTTTAAAATCCTTTATTAAGTTAACAGAAACaaagtattcatttttaattttatatacgtatttttacttatatttatatatatatatattatatatacttgATGGTCAATTATAAATGATATCATTTACCTAATACAATTTATGGTATGCATGctataatttttacttgtttgccgctagaatttttttatttatttttttttgattgcAGCTTGGCAAGAGGTGGAACAGAAGCTTGGAGAGGGATCCCAGCCGGAGAACGGGAAAGGCCCGGTGCAGTACGCTGAAAGAAGCCCCAATCCCGGCATGAAAAGTCAGTCTATGGCTTCTGTCCTATTTACTTTCTTTAAACAGTCTCTACTCTGCCGACTTGTTCTCTCTGCTCAGCCCCTTGTGAAGGCCTTCGCTGTCAGTAGGACATATTCACGTAttcaagtaaaaataaaaattctgtcatttactcacccttatgtcattccaaacatgcATGACTGCCTTTCAGGAACTCAAAAGGATAtactttgaagaatgttcatgtTGCTTCCACACtatgaaagaaaaaatgtctattttgtGTGGTATTGTTTAACTCAAATAGGGTGCAATTTTAAAGAACTTACCTAGTTTCTCTTTTGACAGATTTTGTGCCTATTGATCTTGAGGAGTGGTGGGCCCAGCGTTTCCTGGCCAACATTGTTAACCTGTCATGACAGGTGCATGATGGGGCATGAGATGTGGCTGAGTGGTCCTGACTGAGGCAGTGCAGCCTGACTCTCCTGATGAGCTCAGGTGATAATGTGAGAGATTCGCACGCTGTGTGAATTCAGCCCTTCCTGTGGAACTGTTTGCCCAGCCGGACACAGATTCTCTCTCGTGCACACGGAAGATGATCAgagatttttctttctttgttagAATGTGAGATGTCTGTTTTTCTCCACAGATCTTTGCAAAAAAAGTGAtgttataaaacaaacaaaaaaattccaGTAAAAATTTTTCAAGACATCTTAGTTCTgtgatctttttttcttttcttatttttttccactGTTGGTTATATTCTGAAATCATGGGATGAATTTTATGGTATTTATgggtcatattttttaaatataattatttcttttaatttctatttttttgcattgttttttataattacaagtgaaaaacaaaaatttgtGATACAATAATGAAATTGATAATTTCTGGacacattattttacatatactTACATATGtagtttacaattttttttcttcccattGGCTTTAGCCTGTAATGTAGTGAGTGCAGTTAAATGTGCTTGTTTGTCatgaaaatattgtcacaatgcaaaatttgttaaaatatgACCCGCACATTTCATGACCGTTTTCATGACTTATTTTTGGCAAGGAGTTTGATTGAGAGAGGCACATTttgaatgaatatataaaaagaatgtgtatatataaaagaatGAATATATAAAGCTGCTGGATGAAATTTAATTACAACAACATAGTTGAAATGAACTAATTATTGTATAAAAACATGAcacaaagaaatgtattttaattacattatccagacattaaattaaattcatttaaaaataatattttcacttcatacactgtacaaaaataaacatcaatatgaagctgatttaaaaaaaaaaaaaatacaaaacttttaaatttatttaaatttaaatcccTTCACTGGAAGGCTTAAGCCCCTGAGTGTGCGTTAGATGTTTATCAGCTACTGTTTTGTTGAAAAGATGAACATTATTGTCATTTAACAATTTATTCTGACAATGATGTAGTTTTaccacattattttatttcagccctcAAGCAACTCCTCCATTGGGCTTAGCTGCTTTTTTCCTCCCTCTTCCGGCTGCAACACCATTAGTTTTCGTTTTCCCACCTCGCTTCCTACGGGAAAAAGCATTCTGGCCTTGTTTGGCCGTACTGAAAGTGATGCACTGGGAGTCCAGGAAGTCTAGTAGCTTTGCAGCACCTAACCTGATGCCTGCTGCTTTCAAGCTGGACCGCAGCTCCGCCAGGGAGAGAGGCTGGTACTGCAGCACGCGTCCGTACAGTTTTGGGTCGGATAGGATGAACTGACGAACTGCGAGGAGTTTGTCCTTCTCACGCACAACAGCCTGAGACGCTGTGATGCCCTCGCTGTCCGAGTCATCGTCTTCAGACACACATAGTTCAGGGTTCGACCTGGATAGAAGAAAAGAGTTGAACGAAGTTTCTTTGTAGTATTAATTGTGTCTATAGCCATATAGGAGCTGTACCTCTCGGACTCCGCAGTGGAGGACGTGTTAGAGTTTTGAGAGGCTGATAAAAGCTCATCTTCTTCACTTGGTGGCAGTTTCATAGGGGAGACAGCAGGGGGCGCTGTAGGTTGCTTAAAGGAGAGCAGCGCAGACTGGGAGTTGGAGGCAGTCGGGGGGCGTTGGGGTCCAGAGGTctcctcctcagactcggaGCTCTGCAGCTGGTGGGTGTACTGATGGATTTCTTTCAGCTTCAGAACCATCTGTTTCTTTGGCAGCGGACGCACACCAAACctagagaaaaaaacaacattatgcagctctgtgtttttgaacatgTTGCTTTGGCTTTGTGAGGGCAAAGTTCCACAACATCTGCATTTGATTCTCATTAGAATGttgaatattttaatactttaaaaaacGATTCTTAGGATGTACATGATGTTGATTTGGTCTAAACTGGTTTCCTAATGTGACGACCACTGTCAATTGAAGGGGGTAGtcaacccaaaaatgaaaattctgtcattaattactcaccctcatgttgttccaaacccgtcagactttcgttcatcttcagaacacaaattaagatctttttgatgaaatctgagtgctttctgtccctccatagacagctacacaactaccactttgacgcttcaaaaagttcataaagagatcgtaaaactaatccatacgaattgagaggtttagtccaaattttctgaagagatacgatcactttatatgatgaacagattgaatttaggcttttattcacatgtaaacattgatcaactcgcacatcagttgtggtaaacagaagctcaaccatgtttgcttgacgtgcgagaaccaatgaggttcattctcgtgtgttacgcagcatgtttgagcttccagaatAGGTTTTTCTCACGCGTCAAACAGGTTTGGTTAAGCTTCTGTTTGTGTTCGCTGATcattgtttatatgtgaataaatcctaaattaaatctgttcatcatataaaagcTATcgtttctcttcagaaaatttgaactaaacctctcaattcatagttttacaatctctttattaactttttgaagtgtcaaagtatCAATTGTgtaggctgtctatggagggatggaaagctctcagatttcatcaaaaagatcttcatttgtgctctGAAGTTGAACGAaaatcttacaggtttggaacgacatgagagtgagtaattaatgacagatttttcatttttgggtgaactaaccctttaagaaatggCATGTAAgaaagtttgtttttacattataaaacaataaacacactattcaaaattaagacaaagtacttggattaaaaaaaaaaaaaaaaaaaaaaaaaaaatcacacccATTGCTTCTGTGATGAATTACTCTACTTGGACACCTGTGTGAACACCCTGAGGGGAACTGACTTCATACTTGCACTAAAAAAATGACCCTGGAACCAGTTAGTTAAAAGTCCATTTTAAAAGTTCCTAAagttctgaaaataaaaagtttcagAGTAATGTTttccacttggtttgatattttgctaACTATTGCAAAgacatgaatacatttttaagcatGACAGTGTCTAAATACTCCTTTTACGCTCACCTATTGAGTCTGTTTTTGAGCTCAGGTGTGTCCATATCGGAGAAGCCTGGCATGGGGGTGATGGGTACCAGCGGTCCTTTATTTGTCTTTCTGCAAGCAACTGTGCAGAAAGTTAAAATTGATTTTAAGAAGgttttctaaaaacaaaatcaatctTACAGAGCTTTCTGAATGCATAATTAACAGATCTGTGCAGccatgtcagaaaaaaaaaaaagagctccAGGGAAACACAATTAACATGACAAAAAGGAGGACAACATGTTTTACCTGGAGTCTTTAGTTCGGCAACTCTCTTGGCAGAGGGAGCTGCCAGTCTCTGAGAAAGAGGAAAGGGAGCAACCTCTTCCACCTCCCAATCGTCCCACATGTCAgggtcaggtaggctgtgattGAACGGACCTGGACTTGGATCAGGAGTTTTGTTACAAGCTCCAGATGCAAGAGGAGATGTGGCATGTAGATTTGTCATTTGTCCCTTACCCTTGAGATCTGGTGGACTAACTGTACTTTCACTGCTGTCAAGTTTTAGACTAAAGTGGGGCTTATGGCTTCCAACCCCTCCATCCAAGCCCCAGGAGTCGTCAAATGCAATAGGAGGCTCATCCATGTCACAGAATGAGTTTCCCGCAATATCCACCACTTCAACACTTTGATTTGCATGGTCTTCTCCCACTCTTCTTCCAAGCTCCTCCTTGTCACAGAATGAGTTTCCTGCAATATCCAC
The DNA window shown above is from Ctenopharyngodon idella isolate HZGC_01 chromosome 10, HZGC01, whole genome shotgun sequence and carries:
- the mcrip2 gene encoding MAPK regulated corepressor interacting protein 2 — its product is MMYTITRGPSKLVTQRRTGPTQQIESKANDLKQKQSPWLASDSPAPKIVFNRLNGKRYHRSTSPKAASTTEGFTPAHEENVRFVYEAWQEVEQKLGEGSQPENGKGPVQYAERSPNPGMKNFVPIDLEEWWAQRFLANIVNLS